One genomic window of Oncorhynchus clarkii lewisi isolate Uvic-CL-2024 chromosome 5, UVic_Ocla_1.0, whole genome shotgun sequence includes the following:
- the LOC139410204 gene encoding sodium-dependent phosphate transport protein 2B-like, which translates to MPLHPEFRDTPSPTLDDAGKAPKDSVVLPAYSTMDLVDKDPDEDDPWNLPELQDTGLKWSELDAKGKVMRVLTSIVKFILLVGFLYMFVCSLDVLSSAFQLVGGKAAGDIFQDNAVLSNPVAGLVIGVLVTVLVQSSSTSSSIVVSMVSSGLLEVQSAVPVIMGANIGTSVTNTIVAMMQAGDRNEFRRAFAGATVHDFFNWLSVLILLPLEAATGVLYKLTKIVIDSFNIQGGDNAPDLLNVITDPLTSAIIELDKTVISDIATGDPAARNKSLIKIWCKTENITTLLNITVPSAANCTIGVPCWVEGNKTWTQINVTETINLERCNHIFAYATLPDLAVGLILLALSLLILCTCLILIVKLLNSMLKGQVAVVIKKVLNTDFPFPFGWVTGYIAILVGAGMTFIVQSSSVFTSAITPLVGIGVISLERAYPLTLGSNIGTTTTAILAAMAAPGETLANSLQIALCHFFFNIAGILLWYPIPFTRIPIRLARALGNRTANYRWFAAIYLLLCFFLMPLTILGLSLAGWQALVGVAVPIVVLAIFIIIVNLMQTRCPRYLPSRLRNWDFLPRPLHSMAPWDGVVMSGMAFCGTRCCCCCKCCQKTEDEEKGGKERKKSQEMYDNPALTRDDEPLEAPKETVKATQL; encoded by the exons ATGCCTCTTCATCCAGAATTTAGAGATACTCCGTCTCCCACTCTTG ATGATGCTGgtaaggcacctaaagactcagtcGTCCTGCCGGCATATTCTACCATGGACCTGGTGGACAAGGACCCGGATGAGGATGACCCCTGGAACCTCCCTGAACTGCAGGACACTGGACTCAAGTGGTCAG AGTTGGATGCCAAAGGGAAGGTTATGCGGGTTCTGACTTCCATCGTCAAGTTTATTCTGCTGGTTGGATTTCTCTACATGTTCGTCTGCTCTCTGGACGTCCTGAGCTCTGCTTTCCAGCTAGTTGGAG GTAAGGCAGCCGGGGACATCTTCCAGGACAATGCGGTGCTGTCCAACCCTGTGGCTGGCCTGGTGATTGGAGTGCTGGTCACAGTGTTAGTCCAGAGTTCTAGCACGTCCTCCTCTATTGTGGTCAGCATGGTGTCTTCTGGAT TGCTGGAGGTCCAGTCTGCCGTGCCTGTCATTATGGGAGCCAACATTGGAACCTCAGTCACCAACACTATCGTGGCGATGATGCAGGCAGGAGACAGAAATGAGTTCCGCAG GGCGTTTGCTGGTGCCACGGTGCATGACTTCTTTAACTGGCTGTCTGTGCTGATCCTGCTACCACTGGAGGCAGCCACTGGTGTCCTGTATAAACTCACCAAGATTGTCATCGACTCCTTTAACATCCAGGGGGGTGACAATGCCCCTGACCTGCTAAACGTCATCACTGACCCCCTCACCAGTGCCATCATAGAG CTGGATAAAACGGTCATCAGTGACATTGCCACGGGTGACCCAGCGGCCAGAAACAAGAGTCTGATCAAAATCTGGTGCAAAACAGAGAATATCACG acTCTTTTAAATATAACAGTTCCCTCAGCTGCCAACTGCACAATCGGCGTCCCCTGTTGGGTGGAAGGCAACAAGACATGGACGCAGATAAATGTTACTGAGACGATCAATCTAGAGAGAT GTAACCATATCTTTGCCTATGCTACCCTGCCTGACCTGGCTGTGGGCCTCATCCTGCTGGCCCTGTCCCTGCTCATCCTCTGTACCTGCCTCATCCTCATCGTCAAGCTGCTCAACTCCATGCTCAAGGGACAGGTGGCCGTGGTCATCAAAAAGGTGCTCAACACAG ACTTCCCCTTCCCCTTCGGCTGGGTCACTGGTTACATTGCCATCCTGGTCGGAGCAGGAATGACCTTCATCGTTCAGAGCAGCTCTGTCTTCACCTCTGCAATCACGCCCCTTGTTG GTATTGGTGTTATTAGCCTTGAGAGAGCCTATCCCCTGACATTGGGCTCTAATATCGGCACAACTACCACTGCTATTCTTGCTGCTATGGCTGCTCCCGGGGAAACCCTGGCCAACTCACTGCAG ATTGCACTGTGCCATTTCTTCTTCAACATAGCGGGGATCCTGCTGTGGTATCCTATCCCCTTCACTCGGATCCCCATCCGCTTGGCCAGAGCCCTGGGGAACCGCACAGCCAACTACCGCTGGTTCGCAGCGATCTACCTCTTGCTCTGCTTCTTCCTCATGCCCCTAACCATCCTGGGGCTCTCCCTGGCCGGCTGGCAGGCCCTGGTGGGGGTGGCTGTGCCCATCGTTGTCCTggccatcttcatcatcatcgtcaACCTGATGCAGACGCGTTGTCCTCGGTACCTGCCCAGCAGGCTCCGGAACTGGGACTTCTTGCCCCGCCCCCTGCACTCCATGGCCCCCTGGGATGGAGTGGTTATGTCTGGCATGGCCTTCTGCGGCacccgctgctgctgctgctgtaagtGCTGCCAGAAGACTGAGGATGAAGAGAAGGGTGgtaaggagaggaagaagagtcAAGAGATGTATGATAACCCAGCCCTAACCAGAGACGATGAGCCACTAGAAGCTCCCAAGGAAACTGTGAAAGctacacagctctga